Genomic segment of Citrus sinensis cultivar Valencia sweet orange chromosome 7, DVS_A1.0, whole genome shotgun sequence:
TCAAATCAAGTTTGGTAAAAATTGTTGCTCCACTGAGTTGATCTAACAAGTCATCTAATCGAGGGATTGGAAAACGATATCgaactgtaattttattgatagctCGACTGTCCACGCACATCCTCCAAGAACCATATTTCTTTGGAGTCAATAAAGCAGGGACTGCACAGGGACTAAGACTTTCACGAATAAATCCCTTTTCTAGTAACTCTTCTACTTGGCGCCTTAATTCCTCATGTTCTGTAGGACTCATATGATAATGAGGTCGATTTGGTAGTGTAGAACCTGGTACCAAATCAATTTGGTGTTGTATATCCCGAAGAGGTGGTAAAGCCTGTGGTAGCTCCTTGGGgaaaaaatcttgaaattccGCCAGAATAGGTGTCACAGCTTCAGGAATCTTTGAATTACCGTTACTCTCTTTTCCCAATAAAATGTAGATTCTCTTTGTCTCTGATACAACATCTATAAATTGCTTCTtgcttaacaaataattaCCCAAGTCTTGTTGGAGAGTAAACTCCTTGTTAGGTAGGAGAACGATCTTGGTGTTGTTAAACATAAAGCTGTAGGTGTTTCTCTTCCCATCATGCACTACGTTTCGAtcatattgccaaggtctACCCAGTAATAGATGACAAGCATCCATAGCCACAACATCACACcaaattttgtctttataaattgaaccAATGGATAAGGAAACTAAACAACATTTCGATACTGTCACTTGATTCCCCTTCTTCAGCCATGTGAGCTTGtatggagtttgatgaggTTCTGTCTTTAAATTTAGCTTTGTTATGACTTCTTCTGAAATGACATTCTCGCAACTGCCGGAGTCTATGACCATACGACATACTTTACCCCCAATTGTGCAAGTAGTCTGAAAGATATTTTGTCGTAACCACTTGTCTTTGTCTTGACCTTTAGGAGTGAAGAATGCACGGTTCACGATCAACATTGGTCCGCTAtcaccatgttcttcaacaGATTGAGCGCTACCACTACTATCAAAAGTTGGTTCTACATCAAACTCTTCAGTTTCTTCCTCCTGATAGTCTTCGCTTTCCTCTATGCCTACGAATAAGCCTTTACCATATTTTCCTCCCTTTTTACATTCTGTCATTCGGTGCCCATTTTCTCCGCAATTAAAACAGCGTAATCCCGAACCCGAGGATTGGGTTTTGCTGCTTTGACCGATTTCACTAGGCttactagttttatttggAGGATTTGGAGGAGTGAAAGTACGAAATTGGGAAGTCGGGTTTGAATTATCACGAACAACACTTCGAGCACCCCGAAAGCTTGAGTCATTAGTACGTCGATTAAATTGCTTCTCCAACTGCAAGGCTTGTTGGTGTGCCTCTGAAACAGAGTATGGgtcaagtaaatttaattggtcttGAAATTGAGATCGTAGGCCTCCAATATAGCGGGAAACCTGTTGCTCTTCTGTCTCTGTCAAGTCATTGCGTGCCACCAACCAATGGAATTCTGTAGTGTAATCATCCACTGATCGATTACCTTGCCTTAAATTCTGTAGCTGTTGGTATAACAGTTTGGCGTAATTATGAGGCAAGAATGCTCCACGCAAGTGCTTCTTGAACTTTTCCCAAgaatcaatcttctttttgccTTGCCTAATCCTTGTGAGCTTAGTTTGTTGCCACCAAGCTGCTGCTCTTCCACGAAATCGAGTTGCAGCAAGCGAAACTAGTTTATTTTCAGGAACTTCTTTGTATTCGAAAACTTCCTCAATGGcgttaatccaatccaataatTCTTCAGGTCGACCACTTCCTTGAAATTCGGGAATGTCAATTCTCAACCCAGATTCCCATCTTCTGTCATCAGTAGACTCAGTTCTAGGGCGACGCCCAGAGAATGGGTTAGCAAAGCTTCCACTTGATTTGTCTTCACGTTCTGGAGTACAATGGCGTTCGTCAAGTAACTCTGCCATTCGTGCCATTTGTGCAGTTAACATATCAATTATGGCTGTCATACTAGCCAGGGATTCATCTTTCGAAACATCTTCTTGAGCATCACGAGCTTTTCTTGgaggcattttttttttaaattcggGTTTAAAAAGGTAGTGGGGCTAAactgaaagtaaataaaaaattttaggtcGAAACTGTAATTAAGCAAAAGTTTTAGATTTCCGATGACAGTGGTCAGAAATCGAGTAAGGATGGGTGGATCTGAAAGATTTTGGGTTGGTAAgtatgatggtggtggtggtttgTCTGAAAaagttatgtttttttttttttaagctaaacgaaaaaaatcaaaaagggaaaaaggaaAGGTTTTGTGGTAGATGAAGTTAGATTGGTGATACCAGGttttgctctgataccaaactgatgcagcggaagtttaatgttcaaaatattccgttgattctagagaataccggagcaaaagaacaactaaattcacgttgattcaaaagaataccgtgaatttaggggttaagactcgttgattccgTAGAATACCAagaattaactgttcaaatactcacaaagagatttgaaaattgaaatattattaaactcaaaattctctccTTCAAAGGTTACAAGAGGGAGCTAtttatagtagtagtaattatcctaattcatgaaggaaaaacaaaatcctaaattgaaagggaaataaaattctaaattagaaaagaatttaaaagtcttaaactttagttaataaggaaactaatcCTAGTATAATATGGATTCCTACTCTTCATCAGATGTCTACAACATCAGAGCTAGCATCGAAGTAAATATCGAGCATTGGATTGTCATAGACCCAATTGAACAAGCCCCATTTGGAGGCTGTGGCCGAACTGTACTTAAACTCCTGCTTGGCTGCACCTGTTCCTAGTGAAAGCACCAGCATATTTTGGCTGTCAATTGGTATCATGTCAATTAACTAACTGAGGACTGTGCTTCAGAAATCACAGCCTCCTTTGAAATGTGGCTTACAGCCATTAGTATCTGTAgagattttagaatatataTCCTTAGTCTCGAAGAATCGAGCTGGTACGTAAGTGGGAGCTGCGAAGGTACTGATGCGTGTGTCATCAGCCCGCCGTGCATTCTTCAGATCATTTTGTTTTCCCCGAGGCTTGATATTAAAAGCTGGCATGTTACGTGAACATTTCTTTCGCAGTCTTCTGGTAGCTGATTTAcagttattaaaattattgttgttgagaTACCTGAAGCTTGGATTCAAGAGAGACCAAAAGGATCTCTGGAACAATAATGCTTCTAATGCTGCCTCCATCAATGCTAAGAACTGTTACTTTGTTCCCATTTCTAGAAGTACTGGTACTGCCTTTGTTTCGAGACACCTACTTCTCAAACTTATAATTCCTGCAGCCTATGAAGTAAGAAGTATACATGACACCAAagacaatataaattttaaactagCTTGTCTCTTTCGGCTACTGATGGGAACATTCGAAACTGGCTCCCAGGACTTCATAAAACAAGAAGCACTGAGTTTTCtggaataataaaaaattgccCGTCTCATTATAACTTAGgatgtttttgtttatttttcaggCCGACCAAAATTTTCACCGGATTTAAACGAAACTTAACGctaaaaaagaattgtttCCCCCGTCTGTACGAGATAACAAATCAGCACAATAACGGTTGAACATAATACTACATCTCATCtatgtattaataataaaataatatgtcaTACCAGCTCCATACATTGTATGAGATGTTATCTACAtggtgaaattaaaaaaaaaaaaaaaacttaaattttgttatgagTGAAGTTATATGCACTCATTTTCTCTTTACACCCATGTCTAAAGTACACGTATCAAACTTTTACTCTTAGGACTCTTCATAATTCCAAACGTAACCCCATTTCCAGTTTGCACTACTCAAAAAAGGGCCTAATTATCTCATTTTCTCACCCTTTTTCTCTCTAGCTTTTATGACTTCCGCAATGGTGGAGATACCAAATTTCAGACCTAAAATAAACTTCTGGATAAATAGCTTGAATAAGTAATGATCTCCTCAAGTTGTAACAATTAATCTTTACTAAGCAATTGATCCATCCTATATTTGCTAttgccttttatttttctgagTATTGCTCCTAAATAAGTAATCTTTATCACAAACACCTTCAAACTGACAAATTCCTGATCATATCAGCTTTGTTAACAGGGATCATTTTCCAGAGATAAAAATACTGATACAAAGATCTACTGATGGATTGCTAAAACTTGACTTTAGGTTTAAATGATTGTAGAGGAATATGTTGGCAAGGAGGAtgaggataaaattatctCTTCCTATGTTTATGTTTTACTCCCAACATTTGAGAGGTGGATTGTCTAATATGTCTAGATTTGTACTTTGATTTCTAGGAATtagtataataaattttctttattaaatttagggtaATTAAAGTAGGCTTTAGAGTGCATTTAACCTCACTCTTATGCTATTCGTCcaacttttataattaaaccCATCATTTAAGTCTAGTCATTCTCCTTCgtaataactaattattttttccacGTTTATTTTAGGGATAGCAAAATCCTCCACAGATTTGGAGCATCATGGGTCCCCACCCCAAATGGggtgaattttgaattatttttgaaaaatagggatatggtaatgattttatttaagtttttaaattttaatttactgaaattatttatcaatacttaatataaaataagtaaatgaaaaatgaggTGAAGATGAGGAAATCATTCCCCACATGAGAATGGAGTGGGGAATGAgagtgaaatttttaatggggCGGAGACTGGGGAATGGAGTAGTCCTCCCCACCTCTACTCCACCTCGCCCCATTCCCATctctataattaaaaaaaaattaattatttttaaataaaattatcattttatttatgatgtaattaattaaaatctcaAAGATAACAAGATAGTTGGGAAGAATGATCCTCCAATCATATATGAAAACTTAAACAGCAAAAAGAACTATCTTTTAGTAGGCTCATTTGCCACAATGGCGAAGAGTATCTTGTAGTAGGctcaacttttaaaaaaaaaaaattataaggaaTTATATCCTTGTTGATCCTAATCATTTGAGTCAAGATAATTTGGCTAATCGTAAGTAATAATTCACATCacacaaaaaaacaaatctaactattaaattcaaaagaagatcttatttgttattttaatagtaataatcttattAATTCGTAGAGTCCAATTGGAAGCACTTTGTATCGGATTGATTACACATAAAAACATGCATGCGGAATCCTTATGCCTTACTCAAATAAAACGAGTTTCAAATTAAAAGACTTATTGGCGGCAGCGGAGCTTAAGTTGTTCAGAGAGTAATTTGGCAAAGTGAGCAAGTGCTTCTTCATTTGTGACCTCTCCGTCGACCTTCTCATATCTGCCAGTCTCCAGGTTCACCCTCGACACCTGCTCCTTCAACAACTTGGTTCCAGTTTCCACAAGCCTTTGCATATTCTCCTCCGTGGCAATGTCAACAGATGCTGCATCACCAGTCAACGTGTCGTCCTGAATGCACCATGTGccaattaataattgtaaCTTAATTGTAATTAACAGGTAGctctatatatatgtgtatagagagagagagagagagagagagagagagagagagagagagagagagagagagagagagtatgtGTGTACCTGAATTCGAAGGTAGTTGTCCTTGCTTCCGCAGGATTGAAAGAGAGCAGACACATGGAAATCAACAATATCGGAGCTTCCATCAGAGTAGATGTCGAGTATTGGGGTATTGCTATCTTCATAGATCCATTCGAAAATGCCCCACTTGGAGGCTTTGGCTGCATTGTACTTCAATTCTTTCTTGGCTGTACCTGTGCCTAGTGATAGTACCAGCATATCTCTACCGTCCATTGGGTTTTTGTCCCTGAACTGGGGGTTCTGCTTCACCATTTCCTTCGATATGTGGCTTATTGCCAATAGGGTctgcaaattaattcatttacaTGCATTATTACATTGTTAAtgattaatcatattaatattcCAAAGTAAGTAACTAACAAATTGtcattatatattattgatcatcatcaccaattccaattaataattgataCATTAAAAGTAATTGGTCAATAAgctattatataaattaaaattaatattaagttacAGGATTATTAGCAGCAACTCCACCGTCAACAAGATCAAAAGTTCGGGTTCTGCCACTGTCACTGTCCTTAGTCTCCAAGTAGTGAGGTGGGAAGTAAGTGGGCGCTGCAGAAGTGCTTATGCATATATCAGCCAGCCGAGCATTCTTCAAAACGTTCTCTTTTCCCTgcagtgtgtgtgtgtgtgtgtattacatgttaattaattactctggagattaatgattaatttaatgcTATATATATGTGCATGTGACCTCTGATGATAGTCATAAATACGTAAAACATACATCGGTGGTTGAGAAGATGACTGGTTGAAGAAGCTTGATGTCAAAAGTTGGTATAACCACGTTGGTAAGAGTCTCTTTCACAGTAACGTCTCCTAGTAGCTCGTTTACTAGTGTCCGCAGGTACTTCCCATCATACTTTGGTCCAAGCAGCAGTTTATCGATAGAGCTTGCTATCGATTCCAAGAAGTTGCTGCGGCTATATgttttttacataaaaataaataatttcaaaacaagTTGAAGTTTTCTATCATATGATCGGTAACCATTTCTTTCACTTTGTGACTCCTTATGAACACCATAAAAGCTAGTGATCTAGGAAGCATTAATGCTTACCATATGATAGAGTATCTAGCTAGACACGTGGAAGAATTATATAACTTTTgatgaaataatattaaagttattaattaactaaatagtaTCATATAGGGATTATCACGTACTATAAGGTGAGCACTGTCACCCACTAAATCATTACttctattaaataaatgttaattagGCACGTGATTGttctttaatatatattttacctAATTTGAGGGAAAATTTTAGGACCGTGctcaagataaaaattattgatatccTTTGCAGCACTGAAAGGTCCGCCTTCCTTGTTGGGTGCCGTAAGCATGGTGGTTACCAATCCGCCGGTGCTTGTTCCTGCTACTACATCAAAATAATCTGCAATTCTTGCACTTGGTCCATCCAATTCCTATCAGCATATATGAAACGTCGTACACCATAATTGAATAGAacactaataattaataataataataaaaaaaaagataacaaataattaaatattgtcAGTGAGGAAACCTGGAGCTTGGATTCAAGAAAGGCTAAAATAGTGCCCGGAATAATGCCCCTAATGCCACCTCCATCGATGCTCAGAACtgttattttctttccttctgCAGAACCGGCAGTGgccattttatttcaaattgaaaGAGCTTCTTGAAGTTAAATAGAAGTACGATCAGATCGAGCAGCTTTTAAATTCGAAATTATTGCTGCTAATGAGGCATTTTGCTAATGAGAATGAACGAAAGGAGTATTTATAGGAGGAgcagaaagagaaaatgatCAGCTTACTTCATGTAAAACGTTGAATTATATTGAAGAATGATctaaatataatgataaataatcaACAAACGTTTCTAACAAAGCTTCTTCAGTTCGTCCAATATCAACCAGTTGTTAGTACTCTGTAATAAGGGATGATAATTTGAAAGTTAGGAGCTGTCTCACTCTCACATGTAATTTGAACAGCGTTAGAGAAGTTTCTTAAAGTATCATTAAAACGTGGAAATCAAGATACCATTGCATCCCAcgttaatatttgtttttacgttcaattcaaaatttaaggcctattttattttactcgTTCAAATGGCGCTCGACTTTAATCAACGCAACCCGTATGCGAGGTTATTCAAATCTCTTCtacaattatattatatttatgagCGCAAGTATTTAGAAAAggtgaaaaagaagaagaagtattTTGATTTCATAGTCCACATTGCGCGGAAGAGCAAAAATCTCGTTAAATTAAACTAATCATAAAATGTtgagtcaaaaaaaaaaaaaaaatcctataaTGTTACTTGTTGCTCCCAAAATTGTCTTGTATATGAGAAAAACTTCCAAAATAGGAGTTGGGACGGATTTAGTTTAACTATCTGTtggagaaattctagaatgcAATATATAAATggtagttatattaaattcaactacACATGTCACACATGTGATATTTAGTTGGATTATctctaatagttttttttttcactcacACTTTAAATTCCTCataaaactcttttttaattgaaattacaattACCCAAATAAATTCCTTTCTTGCTTTTGAatggaaatttaattaaacatttaaataaattattttttaacaaatttttttacatcCACCCTAATTCatagtttatatttatattttaaatcctaattagaaaatatttatttatttatttttgaaacttaTAAAGGTCTAGAATTATGGAGATATAAACTAGATAATAAGATGAAACTAATTTAGAAGTCAAGATTTAGCTTTAGTGGCAAGAAACAACCTTCCTAGGGCTTAGGTCTTAGTTTCAATGAATGGGTGagttaataattgaaaaaaaaaaaaaaagtgacaccaatttatagtaaaatagttgattttaatatatggatttatattttataaattaaagtgatgctttttaggaaataaaatccaGAAGAGGGTTCTACAAGAATTTTAGAGGGGTGATAAAAGCTCTACCCTTGGACAAAAGATCTGATCGAAATTTCAGCATCAGCGGCCCAAGTTTAATTTATGTGCCTACCGGGCCTTGGCCCAacttgacaaataaaaatctgcTTCCGCCTTCCGGGTTTGAGTCAAACATGTGGACTCCGTTTACAGAATGAGTACACTGCGCACTTGGTGCACTTTTAAACTACCGGGCCGTTTTACCGCTACGCGTTTAATTTCATCAGCACATTCCGTCTctgttaataatattcttgcaTGCGTAAAAATCCCAAAACATTTCTGCGCGGAATCGGAACGGATTCAGAGGCACTCAAAACCCGGGAACATGGCCGAGTCAACGGAGTCTCCAGCAGTCATGAACGGCAGGTTCAAACCCAATTTGCGTTCAGAAAACGTAACGTCGATCTTTACTGTTCTTTCTACTGAAGCTAACTAACGTGACTTTTAATTCAGCTCTGCCTCTGTTGGGCCTGATTATTGTGAGATCATTGTGGTGCGTCACGGTGAAACGCCTTGGAACGTTCAAGGAAAAGTTcaggttttttgtttttgttttttattacctcaattaattgaaattaaactgCCTCGGCTCGATTGGATAGTTGATATGttgtggtttttatttttgtttgttctgTTATTGATTTGGATAGGGGCAGTTAGATGTTGAATTGAATGAAGTTGGAAGAGAGCAAGCTGTTTCTgtaagtttgaattttgactCTTTGCTTACAGACTTACAGTTAAAGGATTGTTTGCCTGTTTGGTAGTATCAGGCTGATATTGAGTTTTAGAAGCTGCTTTTTGAGAAGCACTGTACACGtgcttttatatttgaagCAATTTTTCGAATGAGAGAACTTCTTGAAATgctttttttataaaccaGCTGATAGGTATTTTATCAGGAAGCAGTTTCAATTGCTTTGGTAGAGAGCTTTTCCCTCTATTAAACTTTCCAGTGCTTTTGCTCAAactcttttacaaaaacaatccTCATaatatccttatttttttaacctttctAATGcctgaatatttttatttattcattctttaaaacttaaaaggtGGCTGAGCGGCTGGCtaaggaatttaaaatttctgtTATCTATTCTTCTGACCTGAAGCGAGCACTCGAAACTGCACAGACAATTGCAAACAGATGTGGTGGGCTAAAGGTGTGGTTTCTTTAATCAATGTTGTTCAAGTTCTGGTCCTATCAATTTGTGATTACAGTCTTTACAGATGCtatgattaattttcaataatgacataaacaaaaattaaatgaataaatgctTAGGAATGGATCCAGTAAAGAATTAGCTGAGGCGTTGTATACTTAAACTCACCTTTctgtttggtttttttttttttgttggttttaAATTTCAGGTCATTGAAGATCCTGAACTAAGGGAAAGACATCTTGGAGATCTTCAAGGCCTTGTTTTCCGTGAAGCAGCCAAAGTCTGTCCTATAGCATATCAAGCATTTTTATCTGGCAAGACAGATCAAGATATCCCTGTGAGTTTGTGCAACTTGAAGTCTGTTAGCATAGTATATGGTTATTTTTCACCTGACAACATTTCAAAACCTTATGGGAAACAGCCCTATGTTGGGTTGGGGTATTACCACTCAGACCTTCCTAAAATCAGTCTGAATTGGGCTTTGCTCATCCAGAGTAGTAGGAAATTTGCTGCATACATGTTTAAGCACAGggaaaatcaataaaattttatcagtATAATTGGTATTGCTTAGATGATCTGAGGCATTTGTGACATTGTCATAAACATTGTGGTTTTTTCTGAAACAATTCTGCATCACTATTAGCTTTCAAATCTTTGATTTGAGGATTAAAATCTCAGTTTCTGGTCAAGGAGTatgaactttttatttttatgtgcTATCTGGGTTGGGCATCATCCCAGCCTGAGGTTCATATACAGCATAAATCAACTTTTGCGGTGGGGGCTGAAGCAGGGGTTTCTCTTGTAACTTAGTTTGGCCCACCCTATCTCAGATCTTTGCCTTTAGGCTTGTAAAAATGTTAGATAATGTTGGTTTCTGTAATCTCCCTGACAAGTTGTGTTAGTACTTATAATAAAGCACAGagattatgatatttatagcTTCAAAAGAAGCAGGCAGGTTTGGGCACAGGATTTCTCTTCCTTGGCCTGAACATTTGTGGTGGAAACACACGGCCCTTCTAGAATGACGAAAGCAAATCAGGACTCTAGGCTAAAATTTCAGTTTCTTACTTAAGCCTTCCAGTTTGTCACGAACCAGTAGAAGAAATAACTTCAATTGGCACTTTTGATAACCACCAAATTTTGATTGCATATTTTGGGCCTTAAACTCACCTTAAAAATGGTTTCTGAAAGGCGATCCATGAGTGCTGATTGGTCAGAAGACCTCCCATTTTTTAGAGAAGGGCCTCAAAAATGGTCCTAATAATTCCATTGTCGGAAACATTTGATGTTGGCCAACCTGTTAATACCTTGAAAATGATAACTCATACACTGACTGGCTACCCAATGTACTGTAGTAGAGTAAAAATAGGAATGAATAGGGATAGAAGCTGACAAACCCAGCCCTACACCATATGGAGTTTCAGACACCCATGTGGTGCCTTTGGCTTTTTCTTCTTACATTGAATCCTCATCTCTGAAGATGAAATTCTAATCAAGATTATGAAACAAACTATGTACGGATACTTGTGAAAGGCATATGCGATGcttcaagaaaatgaaaaaggcaCATTAAAGTCTTTCAGGTTGTTGGCTGAAACATTTgctattattttctctaacATTTTATCTTGATCTACTGTATATGCAGGGTGGTGGAGAAAGTCTTGATCAACTTTATCGACGGTGCACGTCTGCATTGCAGAGAATTGCTAGGAAGCATATAGGTACAGCATATGATTCTAAGTAACCATTAGTAAAGTTTTGAACCACATTGTTTGCAATTGTAGTCATAACATAAGGACATTAAATAGCCATTTGTTTGATTTGCAGGAGAGCGAATAGTAGTTGTGACTCATGGTGGTGTAATCAGAACACTCTACCAACGGGCTTGCCCAAACAAAAAGCCTGAAGGTAAGGTCCTGAATACATCTATCAACATATTTAGGTTGACTGAAAAAAACAAGTGGGTCTTAAAAACCTGGGGTGATGTTAGTCATCTCAACCAAACAGGATTTCTAAAGTCTGGTTTTGGTGGGGACTCAACTTCTGGTTAGTTCTTGGGCGGTGCTTCTGATGTGGCCTACTGCTGCCAGTAATTATTTCAGCCTTGTGCATGCTGAAATTCTCTTTgaattttagcattttctgagatgtgatgatgatgattacaTTCAATATGGCTGGAACAGCTTTATTTGTCCCTAAAAGGCTTCTGTTTTTCTTCATTGCCTATGGCCTATTATGTTAAGATGTTCCCAAATTTCTGCCCCGTGCAATTATGATTAAGCGCACCAAAGGCATACTTAAATTTCCATTATTAGCTATTGTTAGGTATTATGAGATGATTTATTGTTGTATCAATGCCAATCTTGGTACTTAAAAGCAACCTTATTTTAGTACCGTGTTAATTGTTAGGAGCTTTTCAAATGCAATAAGCAACGGATTTTAAGAATCTGATTAGTGGAAGTGCAGTCATAACTGATTGAAGTTGATATGACATGGACGCAATACCCGCACACCACGTGATATTAATGAATGCAGAACTCTCAAGCATAAGCTATGGCCTATAACTGATACATCACATATTAAAGAGTGTGAACGGTACAAGTTTCAGACTGATAATAGTATTGCTTTTGCTTACTGGGATTCTGGCTTGAATTTGACAAGAAGTTTCTTCAACAAGTGTAGAGTTCTTTTCGCTCTCGTTAAGGTTCCAGTTCCACTTTGTACTTGTGAAGTTGATATGACTTCATGAATACGTTATGTGAAGTTTACAAACTAATGAAGAGTTTACGGAGGGATGAGTAGGGTCAATAGAACTGCTTGAAGATCacccaaaagaaataataatgataataataacagtaattacatgaaaaaaaaaaaagaatgggTCTTCTTTTTCTGGTTCACTACATTCCACTCCCACCTAATAAGCATTTCAAGCGAGATTAATTTCAGTGCTGTCCGTGAAATTAGCACTTTTCACCAACAATAAATGAAAGAATGGACCATATATTTATACGGAAAAGAAGGAGAGCACCAGCATGCGCATCAAGTGTGGGACTTGCGCAAATGTGTTGCAAATGCTGTGGCAATCAATTGGACAACTTTACTTTTGTTGGTAGTGATTGTTCAGATTTGTTCAACtttctcttttattctttcttcaataaccttttttttttttttctttttcttttttttttaaattttaggattccTTTTGACTTTggattattttatacattttgaTTCTGTTGCTTACTGATGGTTTTTGGGGGTTTGGTCAACTTAAGTTATCTGCAATAATTTCTTCCCCTcctttttttatcttcaattaattatgtCAAGAAGCACCTTGTCAAGCAATTTGAATATACTAGAAATATGTATACTTGTATTAAAATCAGAGCGGCTCCTTAATTTAATGACTAAAATAATCTTAACATCACAACTTGATGCATAAGCAAAAGTTTAAGTAGCCACGTGCAGTGTAATCTCCTCTGCAAGTCATAATATATGTTGATAAAGATCTTTCGTTCCTCTTGTTTCTTTTcgctttttcttcttaaacgggaatcattttattttattcatattgcCAGGGACAGGAACCCGACTTTACTTTAATTTGGCGCCAAACTgattagaagaagaagaagaagcagcaGGCATCATGGTCATCATTAAAATACTCAAGTCAAATCTCCAACTTGAGTATCGCAAAAACTTTTAATCACAATGGACAAAAATTAAAGGTGTAACAAAAGAACTGTTTGGAATCATTAGAGGAAAACTATAAGTCAACCCAACCCACAGAAGTGacctaata
This window contains:
- the LOC102607389 gene encoding phosphoglycerate mutase-like protein 4 isoform X3, translating into MSTLRTWCTFKLPGRFTATRLISSAHSVSVNNILACVKIPKHFCAESERIQRHSKPGNMAESTESPAVMNGSSASVGPDYCEIIVVRHGETPWNVQGKVQGQLDVELNEVGREQAVSVAERLAKEFKISVIYSSDLKRALETAQTIANRCGGLKVIEDPELRERHLGDLQGLVFREAAKVCPIAYQAFLSGKTDQDIPGGGESLDQLYRRCTSALQRIARKHIGERIVVVTHGGVIRTLYQRACPNKKPEGTGTRLYFNLAPN
- the LOC102607389 gene encoding phosphoglycerate mutase-like protein 4 isoform X4; protein product: MSTLRTWCTFKLPGRFTATRLISSAHSVSVNNILACVKIPKHFCAESERIQRHSKPGNMAESTESPAVMNGSSASVGPDYCEIIVVRHGETPWNVQGKVQGQLDVELNEVGREQAVSVAERLAKEFKISVIYSSDLKRALETAQTIANRCGGLKVIEDPELRERHLGDLQGLVFREAAKVCPIAYQAFLSGKTDQDIPGGGESLDQLYRRCTSALQRIARKHIAICLICRRANSSCDSWWCNQNTLPTGLPKQKA
- the LOC102607389 gene encoding phosphoglycerate mutase-like protein 4 isoform X2; this translates as MSTLRTWCTFKLPGRFTATRLISSAHSVSVNNILACVKIPKHFCAESERIQRHSKPGNMAESTESPAVMNGSSASVGPDYCEIIVVRHGETPWNVQGKVQGQLDVELNEVGREQAVSVAERLAKEFKISVIYSSDLKRALETAQTIANRCGGLKVIEDPELRERHLGDLQGLVFREAAKVCPIAYQAFLSGKTDQDIPGGGESLDQLYRRCTSALQRIARKHIGERIVVVTHGGVIRTLYQRACPNKKPEGFLKSGFGGDSTSG
- the LOC102607881 gene encoding patatin-like protein 5 is translated as MATAGSAEGKKITVLSIDGGGIRGIIPGTILAFLESKLQELDGPSARIADYFDVVAGTSTGGLVTTMLTAPNKEGGPFSAAKDINNFYLEHGPKIFPQISRSNFLESIASSIDKLLLGPKYDGKYLRTLVNELLGDVTVKETLTNVVIPTFDIKLLQPVIFSTTDGKENVLKNARLADICISTSAAPTYFPPHYLETKDSDSGRTRTFDLVDGGVAANNPTLLAISHISKEMVKQNPQFRDKNPMDGRDMLVLSLGTGTAKKELKYNAAKASKWGIFEWIYEDSNTPILDIYSDGSSDIVDFHVSALFQSCGSKDNYLRIQDDTLTGDAASVDIATEENMQRLVETGTKLLKEQVSRVNLETGRYEKVDGEVTNEEALAHFAKLLSEQLKLRCRQ
- the LOC102607389 gene encoding phosphoglycerate mutase-like protein 4 isoform X1 encodes the protein MSTLRTWCTFKLPGRFTATRLISSAHSVSVNNILACVKIPKHFCAESERIQRHSKPGNMAESTESPAVMNGSSASVGPDYCEIIVVRHGETPWNVQGKVQGQLDVELNEVGREQAVSVAERLAKEFKISVIYSSDLKRALETAQTIANRCGGLKVIEDPELRERHLGDLQGLVFREAAKVCPIAYQAFLSGKTDQDIPGGGESLDQLYRRCTSALQRIARKHIGERIVVVTHGGVIRTLYQRACPNKKPEGKVLNTSINIFRLTEKNKWVLKTWGDVSHLNQTGFLKSGFGGDSTSG